One region of Stigmatella erecta genomic DNA includes:
- a CDS encoding SMP-30/gluconolactonase/LRE family protein, with translation MRGASQVRCVLRAQALNAESPVWDERSGRLFWVCLREPALHAFDPKTGQDTAWKMPAWIGTLGLTPTGAVVALRTGLFEFTEQDGALRFLAPAPFDPRRFTFNDGGLDPRGRLWAGPMYEPLEPGDASSAPRALPFWCYGGEGTWRPGTAPVQTANTLAWSPDGRTLYHSDTPQKTIWASDYDVETGTASNTRVFAYTHEGVGPDGASVDRDGFLWCALYGAGKVVRFDPLGRVEREVLMPVQYPTRPAFGGEGLGTIFVTSANHSLSPEERRQRPEEGNLFAFEAPVPGIPGTTFRMPEKG, from the coding sequence ATGCGTGGAGCGAGTCAGGTGCGGTGCGTGCTTCGGGCCCAGGCGCTCAACGCGGAGAGCCCCGTCTGGGACGAGCGCTCGGGCCGCCTGTTCTGGGTCTGCCTGCGCGAGCCCGCGCTGCACGCCTTTGATCCGAAGACGGGCCAGGACACCGCCTGGAAGATGCCCGCGTGGATTGGAACCCTGGGGCTGACGCCCACCGGCGCCGTGGTGGCCCTGCGCACCGGCCTGTTCGAGTTCACCGAGCAGGATGGCGCGCTGCGCTTCCTGGCGCCCGCGCCGTTCGACCCGCGCCGCTTCACCTTCAACGATGGCGGGTTGGATCCGCGGGGCCGCCTGTGGGCCGGGCCCATGTACGAGCCGCTCGAGCCAGGCGACGCGAGCAGTGCCCCGCGCGCCCTGCCCTTCTGGTGCTACGGCGGCGAAGGGACGTGGCGCCCGGGCACCGCCCCCGTGCAGACGGCGAACACGCTGGCGTGGAGCCCGGACGGGCGTACCCTGTACCACAGTGACACCCCCCAGAAGACCATCTGGGCCTCCGACTACGACGTGGAGACGGGCACGGCATCGAACACCCGGGTGTTCGCATACACCCACGAGGGCGTGGGGCCGGATGGTGCCTCGGTGGACCGGGACGGCTTTCTGTGGTGCGCCCTCTACGGCGCCGGCAAGGTGGTGCGCTTCGATCCCCTGGGCCGCGTGGAGCGCGAGGTGCTCATGCCCGTGCAGTACCCCACCAGGCCCGCCTTTGGCGGCGAAGGGCTCGGGACGATCTTCGTCACCTCGGCCAATCACTCGCTGAGCCCGGAGGAGCGGCGCCAGCGGCCCGAGGAGGGCAACCTGTTCGCCTTCGAGGCTCCCGTGCCCGGCATCCCGGGCACCACCTTCCGCATGCCCGAAAAGGGATGA
- a CDS encoding kelch repeat-containing protein encodes MDTSQRTGARLPPEIRLLPLLGLAVLQGLACGPESGTREPSEAGNLAATSDSLLGATLTCSYPEIGIITNGYRKCTAELIAPDMILSSSGCFDYETDEDGSTPYTFKINAYGAACGAPEQYFQIKRIHSFVSSNADNYSTDFKNDVAIAQLVRAVPSQLASPMNFYAGAMPPLGTAATVIGHGGRDSASCAIAASDLKKGTVSFSIDSMIWGNVRDTVSPFTGATCGGDGGGPVFTGPDRNIFWVNAAGNGESSSFGEVWRMVPDIDSVMEGWSCPQGVWWDGSPVTKNERYPYAHVCGADQQNYECDPSVRNWQSLGGQCGGTGCQCAGGVALGGIAIDPSRTTCGSTMCGMDQRVHQCNAGGWQAVPGSHCGTGLWNQAAPLLKARQGHTATLLPGGKVLVTGGVGTSGTLNHAETYEPATGAWTATGTLLQVRSLHTATLLSTGKVLVAGGAGASGPLAAAELYTPATGTWAATGSLAQARQGHVTTVLANGKVLVTGGVGASGPLAAAELYTPATGTWAATGALSHARSGHTATLLANGKVLVVGGANSGTLAQAELYDPATGVWSTTGPLVQARRHHTAALLPTGKVLVSGGNGVSGSSMASAELYDPATGTWSVTGAMNQARDSHTATLRPDGKVLVAGGDNDGLALFLDGAELYDPAAGTWSVTDSLAQGRSAHTATLLADGRVLVTGGQNPPDPLSSSELYGSGVGTWAATAPMLEARRGHAASLLANGKVLVTGGQGASGAFLTSGEVYDPATGTWMATGAFSQARSGHTATLLANGKVLIAGGYATATNRLNTAQVYDPATNAWSATGAFALPRYFHTATRLLDGRVLIVGGSGTSAALNSAQVYNPATGTWAATGSLAQARYYHTATLLPDGKVLIAGGANGTATSPTTAEVYNPATGTWTSAAIQARYSHAAALLPDGKVLIAGGTNAGAFFSTSQQRDPATGTWSAGGTLAQARALHSATLLPSGMVLIAGGASSTTTLLPSAELYNPVTSTSIATGSMAQPRRGHTATLLPSGKVLVAGGEYPSGSSLASAELY; translated from the coding sequence ATGGACACGTCTCAACGAACTGGAGCGCGCCTCCCCCCGGAAATCCGGCTCCTTCCGCTGCTGGGCCTCGCGGTCCTCCAGGGCCTGGCCTGTGGCCCGGAGAGCGGCACGCGGGAGCCCTCCGAGGCGGGGAACCTGGCGGCCACGAGCGACTCACTGCTCGGCGCCACCCTCACTTGTAGCTACCCGGAGATCGGGATCATCACCAATGGCTACCGGAAATGCACCGCGGAGCTGATCGCCCCGGACATGATCCTCTCTTCCTCCGGCTGCTTCGACTACGAGACGGATGAGGACGGCTCGACCCCCTACACCTTCAAGATCAACGCCTATGGCGCGGCCTGTGGCGCCCCGGAGCAGTACTTCCAGATCAAGCGCATCCACTCCTTCGTTTCCTCGAATGCCGACAACTACAGCACGGACTTCAAGAACGATGTCGCCATCGCCCAGCTGGTGCGGGCCGTGCCCTCGCAGCTGGCGTCGCCGATGAACTTCTATGCCGGCGCCATGCCTCCCCTGGGCACGGCGGCCACCGTGATCGGCCATGGGGGACGTGACAGCGCGAGCTGTGCCATCGCCGCCTCGGACCTGAAGAAGGGCACCGTCTCCTTCTCGATCGACAGCATGATCTGGGGGAATGTCCGCGACACCGTGTCTCCCTTCACGGGCGCGACCTGTGGAGGTGACGGTGGAGGCCCTGTCTTCACCGGGCCTGACCGGAACATCTTCTGGGTGAACGCCGCCGGCAATGGCGAGTCGAGCTCCTTCGGCGAGGTCTGGCGGATGGTGCCGGACATCGACAGCGTGATGGAGGGCTGGTCCTGTCCCCAGGGCGTCTGGTGGGATGGCAGCCCCGTCACCAAGAACGAGCGCTACCCCTACGCCCACGTGTGTGGGGCGGACCAGCAGAACTACGAGTGCGATCCCTCGGTGCGCAACTGGCAATCCCTCGGCGGGCAGTGTGGCGGCACGGGCTGCCAGTGCGCGGGAGGCGTGGCCCTGGGTGGCATCGCGATCGATCCGAGCCGCACGACGTGCGGCTCCACGATGTGCGGCATGGACCAGCGCGTGCACCAGTGCAACGCGGGAGGCTGGCAGGCCGTCCCCGGGAGCCACTGCGGCACCGGGCTCTGGAATCAGGCGGCCCCCCTCCTCAAGGCGAGGCAGGGCCACACGGCGACGCTGCTGCCCGGGGGAAAGGTGCTCGTCACGGGCGGGGTGGGCACCAGCGGAACCCTCAACCATGCCGAGACGTATGAGCCGGCCACGGGCGCCTGGACGGCGACGGGCACCCTCCTCCAGGTCCGCTCCCTCCACACGGCGACGCTGCTGAGCACGGGCAAGGTGCTCGTGGCGGGCGGGGCGGGCGCCAGCGGCCCCCTGGCCGCCGCCGAGCTGTACACGCCGGCCACCGGCACCTGGGCGGCCACGGGCTCGCTCGCGCAGGCGCGCCAGGGCCATGTCACGACGGTGCTGGCCAATGGCAAGGTGCTGGTGACGGGCGGAGTGGGCGCCAGCGGCCCCCTGGCCGCCGCCGAGCTGTACACGCCGGCCACCGGCACCTGGGCCGCGACGGGCGCCCTGTCGCACGCGCGCTCCGGCCATACAGCGACGCTGCTGGCCAATGGCAAGGTGCTCGTGGTGGGTGGGGCCAACAGCGGCACGCTGGCCCAGGCCGAGCTGTATGATCCGGCCACCGGCGTCTGGTCCACCACGGGCCCGCTGGTGCAGGCCCGCCGCCACCACACGGCGGCGTTGCTGCCCACGGGCAAGGTACTCGTGTCGGGCGGGAATGGCGTCTCGGGCAGCTCCATGGCCAGTGCCGAGCTGTATGATCCGGCCACGGGTACCTGGAGCGTCACCGGCGCCATGAACCAGGCCCGTGACAGCCACACGGCCACGCTCAGGCCCGATGGCAAGGTGCTCGTGGCGGGGGGAGACAACGACGGCCTCGCCCTCTTCCTCGACGGCGCCGAGCTGTATGATCCGGCCGCAGGCACCTGGAGCGTCACGGACTCGCTCGCGCAGGGGCGCTCCGCCCACACGGCCACGCTCCTGGCCGATGGCCGGGTGCTCGTGACGGGCGGCCAGAATCCCCCGGACCCCCTCTCCAGCTCCGAGCTGTATGGCTCGGGGGTAGGCACCTGGGCGGCCACGGCGCCGATGCTCGAGGCGCGCCGGGGCCACGCGGCGTCGCTGCTGGCCAATGGCAAGGTGCTCGTGACGGGCGGCCAGGGCGCGAGCGGCGCCTTCCTCACCAGCGGCGAGGTGTATGACCCGGCCACCGGCACCTGGATGGCCACCGGTGCTTTCTCGCAGGCCCGCTCCGGCCACACGGCGACGCTGCTGGCCAACGGCAAGGTGCTCATCGCGGGGGGCTATGCGACCGCCACGAACCGGCTCAACACCGCCCAGGTGTATGACCCGGCCACCAACGCCTGGTCCGCGACCGGCGCCTTTGCCCTGCCCCGCTACTTCCACACGGCCACCCGGTTGCTCGATGGCAGGGTGTTGATCGTGGGCGGCTCCGGCACCAGCGCGGCCCTCAACAGCGCCCAGGTGTACAACCCGGCCACCGGCACCTGGGCCGCCACCGGCTCCCTGGCGCAGGCCCGCTACTACCACACGGCGACCTTGCTGCCCGATGGCAAGGTGCTCATCGCGGGCGGCGCCAACGGCACCGCCACCTCTCCCACCACCGCCGAGGTCTACAACCCGGCCACCGGCACCTGGACATCCGCGGCCATCCAGGCCCGCTACTCCCACGCGGCGGCCTTGCTGCCCGATGGCAAGGTGCTCATCGCGGGCGGCACCAACGCAGGGGCCTTCTTCAGCACGTCCCAGCAGCGTGACCCGGCGACGGGCACCTGGTCCGCTGGCGGCACCCTGGCGCAGGCTCGCGCCCTGCACTCGGCGACGCTGCTGCCCAGCGGCATGGTGCTCATCGCGGGCGGCGCGAGCAGCACCACCACCCTGCTCCCCAGCGCCGAGTTGTACAACCCGGTCACGAGCACCTCGATCGCCACGGGCTCGATGGCCCAGCCCCGCCGAGGCCATACGGCGACGCTGCTGCCCAGCGGCAAGGTGCTGGTGGCGGGCGGTGAGTACCCGAGCGGGAGTTCCCTCGCCTCTGCCGAGCTGTACTGA
- a CDS encoding tetratricopeptide repeat protein, with protein sequence MPPSSPAFEPCPSEEVLVGFTAGTLPAQERAALEVHLAQCGVCFEVVSALAGGTSPGLAAPRAFAEQPPPMLARGTAVGRYLILAPIGAGGMGVVYAAYDPELDRKIALKLLSPHIPHSASPSEGQRLQREARALARLSHPNVVTVYDVGITAGQVFLAMELVDGQTLGEWLAAGPRTWQQVVRSFAEAGRGLAAAHAVGLVHRDFKPDNVLVGRDGKVRVSDFGLARAVQPTPGEASSPPEASAWGESPAGSHSGAPGKSLTGMHAGTPRYMAPEQWLGAAAGPWTDQFSFCGVLWEALYGELPFAGTTPEALCREVLSGQVRPAPARRPGLPAPLHAALVRGLQKEPSARHPSMEALLAVLESSPARRRRRTLALLAAGVLCVALPGVYGAWRLWHPAELCTGGRARVLEVWGSTAREGVRQGLLASGVPTAEPLWQALSRRVDAYTADWASMHREACEATRVHGEQSDALLGRRMLCLDRALQRVAALARQLEHAGPTAAGKAVDAAHALPPLHACADAEALLGSPGLPENASVRQQVQALREQMAEVKTQGELGRLKEALPRAEELTRTAEALPYRPVQAEALLLEGGLRLQAEQYSQARELLGRAVLRAEAGREDALAVEAWTSLALLDGTYQTAFAEARRSLEHAQAGLERLGRQDWLLAAKLLRARAGLEDAEGHWAEALALDQERVQLLERALGPDAPELAGALQNLALSFTRAQGRVEEAHAAIQRSQVLAERHWGTASMAFAKGETALAMIERHRKRYPEARAAYERALAIYARVLGERSSHYSQTLGNLAFLLTSQGDHAAAITAYQRAVNLERQLAQEDTETLALLLTNQAHAYSEVGQYAEALAAGREALSLRTAMLGPRHLETGVTLFVLGVTLRKQGQHAQALEHLQRAQDIIEATLPADHSYQAICWSAIGHTQLLLGRLAQARAALEQARALFERHPEEAQALLETKVVLAKVQWEEGGPGRARARQQLLELREQVDGTARPEVDAWLATHPAPP encoded by the coding sequence ATGCCGCCCTCCTCCCCAGCGTTCGAGCCATGCCCCTCCGAGGAGGTGTTGGTGGGCTTCACCGCAGGCACCCTGCCGGCACAGGAGCGTGCCGCTCTCGAGGTGCACCTGGCCCAATGCGGCGTGTGCTTCGAGGTGGTGTCAGCCCTCGCCGGCGGGACGAGCCCAGGCCTGGCGGCACCCCGGGCTTTCGCGGAGCAGCCTCCGCCCATGCTGGCGCGAGGCACCGCCGTGGGGCGCTACCTCATCCTCGCCCCCATCGGCGCGGGCGGCATGGGCGTGGTGTACGCGGCGTATGATCCGGAGCTCGACCGGAAGATCGCGCTCAAGCTGCTGTCACCGCACATCCCTCACAGCGCCTCCCCCTCCGAGGGGCAGCGGCTCCAACGCGAAGCCCGTGCGCTGGCGCGCCTGTCCCACCCCAACGTCGTCACGGTGTACGACGTGGGCATCACCGCCGGGCAGGTGTTCTTGGCCATGGAGCTGGTGGACGGACAGACGTTGGGGGAATGGCTGGCCGCCGGGCCTCGCACCTGGCAGCAGGTGGTGCGCAGCTTCGCCGAGGCGGGCCGGGGGTTGGCCGCGGCCCATGCGGTGGGCCTGGTGCACCGTGACTTCAAGCCGGACAACGTGCTCGTTGGACGTGACGGCAAGGTGCGCGTCAGCGACTTCGGCCTCGCGCGTGCCGTACAGCCCACGCCAGGCGAGGCTTCGAGCCCGCCCGAGGCCTCGGCCTGGGGCGAGTCCCCCGCGGGAAGTCACTCGGGTGCCCCGGGCAAGAGCCTCACCGGGATGCACGCGGGAACTCCACGGTACATGGCCCCCGAGCAGTGGCTCGGCGCGGCGGCCGGCCCGTGGACGGATCAGTTCAGCTTCTGCGGGGTGCTGTGGGAGGCCCTCTATGGAGAGCTCCCCTTTGCCGGCACCACGCCCGAGGCCCTCTGCCGGGAGGTGCTCAGCGGGCAGGTGCGGCCTGCGCCTGCACGGCGCCCGGGCCTACCGGCCCCCCTCCACGCGGCGCTCGTCCGGGGGCTGCAAAAGGAGCCTTCCGCCCGTCACCCTTCGATGGAGGCGCTGCTGGCCGTGCTGGAGTCCAGTCCAGCGCGGCGCCGCCGCCGGACCCTGGCCCTGCTGGCCGCAGGCGTGCTCTGCGTGGCGTTGCCGGGCGTATATGGAGCGTGGCGCCTCTGGCACCCGGCGGAGCTGTGCACGGGGGGCCGCGCGCGCGTCCTGGAGGTGTGGGGAAGCACAGCCCGCGAGGGGGTTCGCCAGGGGCTGCTGGCCAGCGGGGTTCCCACGGCGGAGCCGCTCTGGCAGGCGCTCTCCCGGCGCGTGGACGCCTACACAGCGGACTGGGCCTCCATGCACCGCGAGGCCTGTGAGGCCACGCGCGTGCACGGCGAACAGTCCGATGCGCTGCTCGGGCGGCGCATGCTGTGTCTGGATCGCGCGCTGCAACGTGTGGCGGCCCTCGCGCGCCAGCTGGAGCACGCGGGCCCCACGGCCGCAGGCAAGGCGGTGGACGCCGCCCATGCGCTGCCCCCGCTGCACGCGTGCGCCGATGCGGAGGCGCTGCTCGGCAGCCCGGGGCTGCCAGAGAACGCCTCCGTCCGTCAGCAGGTGCAGGCGCTGCGCGAGCAGATGGCGGAGGTGAAAACGCAGGGGGAGCTGGGCAGACTGAAGGAGGCGCTGCCGCGCGCCGAGGAATTGACCCGGACCGCCGAGGCGCTGCCCTACCGGCCCGTGCAGGCCGAGGCCCTGTTGCTGGAAGGTGGCCTGCGGCTCCAGGCCGAGCAGTACTCGCAGGCCAGGGAGCTGCTGGGCCGGGCGGTGCTCCGGGCGGAGGCGGGGCGTGAGGACGCGCTCGCCGTGGAGGCCTGGACGTCCCTGGCGCTGCTGGACGGCACTTACCAGACGGCGTTCGCCGAGGCGCGCCGCAGCCTTGAGCACGCCCAGGCAGGGCTCGAACGGCTCGGCCGCCAGGATTGGCTCCTGGCCGCGAAGCTGTTGAGGGCCCGGGCAGGCCTGGAGGATGCGGAAGGGCACTGGGCCGAGGCGCTCGCCCTGGACCAGGAGCGGGTTCAGCTCCTGGAGCGGGCACTGGGACCGGACGCGCCCGAGCTCGCCGGGGCGTTGCAGAACCTGGCCCTCTCATTCACCCGGGCGCAAGGCCGCGTTGAAGAGGCCCATGCGGCCATCCAGCGCTCCCAGGTGCTGGCGGAACGCCACTGGGGGACCGCGTCCATGGCGTTCGCCAAGGGGGAGACCGCGCTCGCCATGATCGAACGCCACCGCAAGCGCTACCCCGAGGCCCGCGCCGCTTATGAGCGGGCGCTGGCCATCTATGCCCGCGTCCTGGGAGAGCGCTCCTCTCACTACAGCCAGACCCTGGGCAACCTCGCCTTCCTGCTGACGTCTCAGGGCGACCACGCGGCCGCGATCACCGCCTACCAGCGCGCCGTGAACCTCGAACGCCAGCTCGCGCAAGAAGACACCGAGACCCTTGCCCTCCTCCTGACCAACCAGGCCCACGCGTACTCGGAGGTAGGGCAGTATGCGGAGGCCCTGGCGGCAGGCCGCGAGGCGCTCTCCCTCCGCACCGCGATGCTGGGCCCGCGCCACCTGGAGACAGGGGTAACGCTGTTCGTGCTGGGCGTGACCCTCCGGAAGCAGGGCCAGCACGCCCAGGCCCTGGAGCACCTCCAGCGGGCGCAAGACATCATCGAGGCCACCCTCCCCGCGGACCACAGCTACCAGGCCATCTGCTGGAGCGCCATCGGCCACACGCAGCTTCTGCTCGGCCGGCTCGCGCAGGCGCGCGCCGCGCTGGAGCAGGCACGGGCGCTCTTCGAGCGGCACCCGGAAGAAGCCCAGGCGCTGCTGGAGACGAAGGTCGTCCTGGCGAAGGTGCAGTGGGAGGAGGGAGGCCCCGGACGCGCACGCGCGCGGCAGCAACTGCTGGAGCTGCGCGAGCAGGTGGATGGCACGGCGCGCCCCGAGGTGGATGCCTGGCTCGCCACCCACCCCGCGCCTCCGTGA
- a CDS encoding GAF domain-containing sensor histidine kinase, producing the protein MKFLGELDPVATRRTQGCNQRLTDPNRLQAIRDTGLMDTPCEEAFDRLARLAAQILHVPLTIVSLVDAERQFFKADYGLPSPFKETRTLPIDASLCRYTLEGEPIISSNALADPFLKFHPSTGPWGIVAIIVLPLINPDGHVLGTFCAIQPKVREWTDHDLTVMRELTASIMTEINLREQILKLKAEQNLRETFVAALTHDLRTPLASSKLHVQLLGRRHADMPTVQSAVTRVTQSLDRAERMIQDLLDASAIKAGRLTSLKMSPCDVHEITAQALQELAAVHGERFVLRVDGAIRMVADPSGLRRIVENLASNAAKYGSPGTPIEVLLGRSDGEVTLRVKNQGNPIPEKEQLTIFEPFHRSRSATDSAHKGWGLGLPLVRGLAEAHGGRVTVTSSFQDGTCFTVTLPCAPLQGAVH; encoded by the coding sequence ATGAAGTTCTTGGGCGAACTCGATCCCGTAGCAACGAGGCGGACGCAGGGGTGCAACCAGCGCCTCACCGATCCCAACCGTCTGCAGGCAATCCGGGACACGGGGCTGATGGACACGCCTTGCGAGGAGGCATTTGACCGCCTCGCGCGCCTGGCCGCTCAGATTCTCCATGTCCCCTTGACCATCGTGTCCCTGGTGGACGCCGAGCGGCAATTCTTCAAGGCGGATTACGGCCTCCCGTCGCCGTTCAAAGAGACCCGGACGTTGCCCATCGATGCCTCGCTTTGCCGCTACACGCTCGAAGGCGAGCCGATCATCTCGTCGAACGCCCTGGCCGACCCATTCTTGAAGTTTCACCCGTCGACCGGCCCCTGGGGCATCGTGGCCATCATCGTGCTGCCGTTGATCAACCCTGACGGGCACGTGCTGGGAACCTTCTGCGCCATCCAGCCCAAGGTGCGCGAGTGGACCGATCATGATCTCACGGTCATGCGGGAGCTGACCGCCTCCATCATGACGGAGATCAACCTCCGCGAGCAGATCCTGAAGCTGAAGGCCGAGCAGAATCTCCGGGAGACGTTCGTCGCGGCGCTGACCCATGATCTGCGCACGCCCCTGGCGTCTTCCAAGTTGCACGTGCAGCTTCTCGGAAGGCGCCATGCGGACATGCCCACCGTCCAGTCGGCGGTGACCCGGGTCACCCAGAGCCTGGACCGCGCCGAGCGCATGATCCAGGACCTGCTGGACGCAAGCGCCATCAAGGCCGGCAGGCTGACGTCACTGAAGATGAGCCCGTGCGATGTCCATGAAATCACCGCTCAGGCCCTGCAGGAGCTCGCGGCGGTCCACGGGGAGCGCTTCGTCCTGAGGGTAGACGGCGCGATCCGGATGGTCGCGGACCCGAGCGGGCTGCGCCGGATCGTCGAGAACCTGGCGTCGAACGCGGCCAAGTACGGCTCGCCGGGTACGCCCATCGAAGTGTTGCTCGGCCGGAGCGATGGCGAAGTGACGCTTCGCGTGAAGAATCAAGGCAACCCGATTCCCGAGAAAGAGCAGCTGACCATCTTCGAGCCGTTTCACCGCTCGAGGTCCGCCACGGACAGCGCCCACAAAGGATGGGGGCTTGGGCTGCCCCTGGTCAGAGGCCTTGCGGAAGCGCACGGAGGCAGGGTGACGGTGACGAGCTCCTTTCAGGATGGAACGTGCTTCACCGTCACGCTCCCATGCGCTCCGCTGCAGGGCGCTGTGCACTGA
- a CDS encoding sigma-70 family RNA polymerase sigma factor — protein sequence MLACASSMAPASDSPPEQCLSPEKLHAKALGLLPKQAARALAANPRFGAQLHAHFEASARARATFEVPEEDFLRALVRHVPPAGEDLAALQAVHAEELALALGCAVGHPVALAEFDQRFGASLRAALKRVDPSPAFLDEALQAVRERLFLRQERSAPKIATYAGTGSLSAWVRTVALRVALNLRLRATPEVPMDERLASGLSAQEPGPELALLKSQYREAFQQSFRAALGTLSAQETNVLRLHFVSGLSLDRLGEMYQVHRATIARWVARAREQLLHATQRELQARLTVDAHELHQILELVRSQLAITLTRALH from the coding sequence ATGCTAGCCTGTGCCTCGTCCATGGCGCCGGCCTCTGATTCTCCTCCCGAGCAATGCCTCTCCCCGGAGAAGCTCCACGCCAAGGCCCTGGGGCTGCTGCCCAAGCAGGCCGCGCGCGCGCTGGCGGCCAATCCCAGGTTCGGGGCGCAGCTCCACGCGCACTTCGAGGCGAGCGCCCGGGCCCGGGCCACGTTCGAGGTGCCGGAGGAAGACTTCCTGCGGGCGCTGGTGCGTCACGTGCCCCCGGCAGGAGAGGACCTCGCGGCGTTGCAGGCGGTGCATGCCGAGGAGCTCGCGCTCGCGCTGGGGTGCGCCGTGGGCCACCCGGTGGCCTTGGCTGAGTTCGACCAGCGCTTCGGCGCCTCGCTGAGGGCGGCGCTCAAGCGGGTGGATCCATCGCCGGCCTTCCTGGACGAGGCACTGCAAGCCGTGCGCGAGCGCCTCTTTCTGCGCCAGGAGCGGAGTGCCCCGAAGATCGCCACGTATGCGGGCACCGGCTCACTGTCGGCCTGGGTGCGCACGGTGGCGCTGCGGGTGGCCCTCAACCTGCGCCTTCGCGCCACCCCCGAGGTTCCCATGGACGAGCGGTTGGCGTCGGGGCTCTCGGCGCAAGAACCCGGGCCGGAGCTCGCCCTGCTCAAGAGTCAGTACCGCGAGGCGTTTCAGCAGTCCTTCCGCGCCGCGCTCGGCACGCTCAGCGCCCAGGAGACCAACGTCCTGCGCCTGCACTTCGTGAGCGGGCTCAGCCTGGACCGGCTGGGGGAGATGTATCAGGTGCACCGCGCCACCATCGCGCGCTGGGTGGCGCGAGCGCGGGAGCAGCTGCTGCACGCCACCCAGCGCGAGTTGCAGGCCCGCCTGACCGTGGACGCCCACGAGCTGCACCAGATCCTCGAGCTGGTACGCAGCCAACTGGCCATTACCCTCACCCGCGCGCTTCACTAG